In the Sandaracinus amylolyticus genome, ATTCCGGTTCTGCGACTGCTACGACGAGGACGACGATCTGCTCGATCGCGAGACGTGCCTCCTCTCGCAGTGTGCGGTGGCGCTCGACGAGTACGCGAGCGCGGGCAGCTCGTACCTGCGTGTCTCGACGACCACCGGCGGCATCTCGAATCCGTCGTATCCGAACACGCTCGCCGCGCCCTCGCTCGCGTCGCGCACGTTCACGTCGGCGCTCTCGCAGAGCGACGTCTACGCGCACCCCGACGATGGTCTGCCGGGGCACGTGGAGGACGAGGAGTGGCGAGTCGGGAACACCGAGACGATCGTCTGGGCGTTCCGCCGCGACATCCAGGACAGCGTGATCCTCGGTCATCCGGCCTCGGTGCCCGTCGCGGATCGACGCGCCGGCGGGATCTTCTGGAGCATCGCGCTGCCGACCGCGTCGGATGCGTCGCGACGTGACGGCGCGGCCGATCAGCAGCTCCGATCGACGTACAGCTATCTCCTCGCGCCGGTGATCGGGCCGCCGCCCCAGCCCGATATCGACTGGACCGATGCGATGGCGGAGCCCTGCTTCGGCGACTGCATGCTCGAGCTGCGGCCCGGCCTGCACCGGGTGAATCCCGCGGACTTCGTCGTCTTCGGTCAGCGCGAAGAGGTGATGTTCGCGCACGCGCAGCGCGGCGTGGTCGCGGTGTTCGGGGGCTCGCGCACCACGCCCTATCGAGCCGAGGCGTTGCTGTCGGAGACGATGAGCCACGCGCTGGCCGCGGGATCGCATCAGTGGCTCTCGCCGGTCGAGGCCGATGGGGTGACTCGGGTGCTCCGCGACACCACCACGGGCGCGTTCCTTCCCACCGAGTGGCGCGACGGATCCGAGGTGCACCTGTTCGAGCCGGGCGCGGAGGGCGGCTTCGTGGACCGCGTGATCCGCAACGAGGGCGCGCGGGCACCGAGCGCGCGAGTCGGGTTCGTGTCGCTGCTCTCGCTCACCGAGCGCTCTCTCCTGATGGTCGGTGGCGAGGGATCGGGCGGCGCGCCGACCCACGAGATCTGGCGACTCGACCTCGATCGTGGCGTGTGGTCCGAGGAGATCACCGACGGGACCGGGCTCGGGCACGTGCTCGATGCGACGTACTCGCCGGGGCTCCAGACCCTCGTCGCGATCGATCGCGACCCGAGCGTCGATCAGCAGGTGATCGCCGCGGGCACGACGGGCACGCGCGCGAGCGCATCGGAGATCGATCGTGTGCGCATCGTGGTGGTCGATCTCGGCACCGGCACCAGTCGAGTGGTCGCGACGTTCGCCGATGCCGGGCGCTATGCGCGCGTCGCGGTGAGCGCGGAGGCGCGGCCGGGCTCGTACGTGCTGCTCGGCGAGCGAGCAGGCGAGGGCACGGTCGAGGCGTTCCGCTTCGAGATCCGCGGCAGCGATCTGGCGTGGATCGGACAGGGCAGCTTCGTCGGGAGGCTCGTCGACGGCGCCGATCCCAGCGATCAGGGGGTGGTCGCGCCGATTCGCGTGGGTGAGCGCATGGACGTGCTGACCGTGCGCTCGAGCGATCTCCGGACTGCGACCACCGGACCGAGGGAGCTCTGATGCTGCGCGCGTGGCTCTGTGTGATCGGCGTCGTCGCGCTCGGTGCCGCAGGGTGCCAGTCCGCAGAGCCCGCGCGCGCGGCCGATCGGTGGAGTGTGGTCGAGGGGCTCGAGGCGTGTGACGTGGAGCGCCTCGAGTCTCCCTCTCCCGCGTTCGACGTGCCGTGGCACGAAGTGAGCGAGGGAGTGCGTGCGCGCGCGGCAGTGCCGCAATCGCTGGCCGGGTATTCGGCGGATCGGTTGGCGTCGGCGGCCGAGATCGTCGACGGACGGCTCTGGACGCGCACGTCGCTGTCGGGCCCGGGGCCTCGCTACGAGATCGTTCACGTCGACGGCGCGGCACGTCTGGTCCTGAGGCTCTCGCGCGACTGTCACGTCACGAGTCGCAAAGCAGGTGTCGCGACGGTGATCGAGATGTTCGCGTCGCCGGGATCGCACTTGGTCGCGATCGTGGATCCCGAGACCGCGCAGCTCGCGGTGCATCACCAGCCGATCGCGGTGCGCCCGCCGATCGCGGGGTGGTTCCGCCTCGAGCGCGGCTGGGGCTGGGCCGACGCGCTGGGTGTGCACGTCGTCGAAGGCGGAGACGAGACGCTGGTCGCGGGCACTGCCGGCGCGATTCGCCCGCGTGGTGAGGGAGACCGCGTGTCGTTCGTGCAGCCGGGGCGCGAGCTCGTGGCGTGGGAGGACGGCTCGCTCTCGCACGTCGTCACGACCGAGGGGGAGCTCGCCGCGTTCGCCCTCGATGGCGCGGGGGACGTGGCGTGGGTCGAGGGCTCGGGACCGATCGCGCGGATGGGCGCGTTCGAGCAGGCGCGACTGCGATGGTCGGAGGGAGAGCTCGACCTCACCGGCGTGGCGAGCGGGCCCATCGTGTTGGTCTCGCTGCCGCGCCACATCGTGGGCTCGTCGCCGGGCGATGGCGCGGGGGTGCCGCCGTCGGTGTGGGTCGTCGATCGCGCGGAGCGATCGATTCATCGTGTCGAGCCGGCCGCGGGCCAGCGCGACGACGTCGTCGCGGGCGTCGACGATCGTGTGCTGCTGCAGCGCGTCCGGGACGATCGCGCGCGGTACTTCGAGGAGTGGGTGGAGCTGCAGCTCGAGTGAGAGTCCAAGACTCGGCTCGGCCGCTCAGGGCCCTCCCGTCCACGTGCTCCGCACGCTCCCGTGCGAGCCCTGCGCGAGCGAGCACTCCAGCTCGAGTGAGCTTCCAAGACTCGGCTCGCCCGCTCAGGGCCCTCCCGTCCACGTGCTCGGCACGCTCCCGTGCGAGCCCTGCGCGAGCGAGCACTCCAGCTCGAGTGAGCTTCCACCGACCGGACCACGCGTATACGCTCGCGACGTGATGGGGGAGCTCGCCGACGTGACCGAGACGTTGTCGCGCGGGCTCCATCCTGCGTACGTGCTCCCGGTGCTCGCGGGCCTCGCGCTCGCGGTGCTCTTTCCATCGGGGCGCACATTCACCGATCCCGCGGTGCGGCGGCGCTATCAGGGCCTGCAGCTCGCGACGCTGATCGGGGCGCTGATCGGCGCGAAGGTCGCCGCGATCATCGGAGACCTGCGGTGGCCGATCGAGCCCATCGAGTCGCCGGCTGCGTTGTTCGCGACCGGTCGGTCGATCACCGGCGGGCTGCTCTTCGGGTTCCTCACCGCGGAGCTGCTCAAGCCGGTGTTCGGTCATCGCGAGCCGCCGAACGATCGTTTCGCCGCCGTGCTGCCGTTCTCGATCGCGATCGGGCGGCTGGGATGTTGGTTCGCCGGGTGCTGCAACGGATTGCCCACCGAGAGCGCGCTCGGTCTCCCCGACGAGCACGGCGTGCTGCGGTATCCGACGGCGCTCTTCGATCTCGCGTTCCACCTCGTGCTCGGCGTGATCTTCGTGGTGCTGCTGCGCCGCGGGGTGCTGCGCGGGCGCCTCTTCGCGATCCACCTCGTCGCGTACGGCGTCTTCCGTTTCGGCGTCGAGCCGCTGCGCGACTCGCGCGAATATCTCTTCTCGTTCTCCGCCTATCAGCTCTTCGCCCTCGCGATGATCGCGTGCGGCGTGTTCGGTTTCCTGCGTCGCCTCCCCGCGCCGCAGACCGCCTCGACCACGGAGCGCTCCGATGACGTCCGAGCAAGCACCGCCGCCGCGTGATCCGAACCAAGAAGACGCCGAGCTCGCCAAGACCGCGGCGGTCGGCTGCTTCGCGGGGATGGGCGTCGTCGGCGCGACGATCCTCGTGGTGCTCGGCGTGGTCGTCGCGATCGTGCTCGCGGGCGCGTTCCTCATCTTCCTGACGTGCAGCGGTCACTGATGCTCGAGCACGCGGCGAAGCTGCGCTGGCACCTCGACATCGTCGATCAACCGGCGGTGCACGCGTGGGCGCTCGCGCTCTATCGCGCGGGTGAGCGCCATCCCGAGACCGTCACCGACTACTTCCCGCACACCGCGGTGCGCGCGCACTGGCCGGAGCTCGCAGACCAGCTGAAGCGGCACGCGGGCGACGAGCGAGGGCACGCTGCGCTCTACACCCGCGCGATCGAGAAGCTCGGCGAGCCCGTGCACGACGTCGACGATCACGACGTGTTCAACCACGCGATCCGCGCGCACACGCCGGTGTCGTGGGCGATCGGCGAGGACGACGAGCGCGACGTGATCCGCCTGAAGGTGGCGCACTTCCTCGCGCACGCGCACCACCTCGAGAAGCGCGTGATGCGCTCGCTCGACTACCACGTCGAGGCGTGCGCGCGGCGGCGGCGCGACCACGTGCTCTCGGTCGTCGAGCGCGTCCATGCCGACGAGGCGCGTCACGTGCGCACGACGATGGAGTCGCTCGTCGCGCTGACGACCGAGGCCGAGCGACGGGTGATCGTCGATCTCCACGTGCGCGCCGAAGCGGCGGCGACGAGCGCGTTCTCGGCGCGACAGACGCGCACCTTCCTCGCGCGTCTGGGGACGCGCGTGCCCCTCGTGCGGCGCGTGGTGTACGCCGCGTCGGCCTTCGTGATGGAGCAGAGCGGTGGCTGACGGGAACACGACGAGCCCCAAGAAGAAGCTGCGGCTCGGGATGGCGCCCCCGCCGGTGTCGCGCATCGAGCGCATCGCGCGGCTCTCGCGCGAGCTCGCGGAGATGGACGCGGATCGTGCGATCGCGACGCTCGGCGCGCGGGACGTCGATCGTCCGCTGAAGACGACGGTGAGCCTCTGTCCGACGTGCCTCGCGCACGTTCCCGCGATCGTGTTCGAGCGGGCAGGGCGCGTGATCATGACCAAGCGGTGTCCCGAGCACGGCGCGAGCGAGGCGCTGATCGAGAGCGATGCGCGGTATTACGCGCTCTCGAACAAGGATCGGGTGGGACGCCGGTTCGCCGAGGACCGCATCTTCCACATCCCGGAATTCCTGGGCGCGGCGACGGGGTGTTGTGCGCCGGGCGAGACCTGCGACACCGGAGATGGCACCGATCAGAGCGCCAATCGGACTTGCACCATCCTCGTGGAGGTGACCGATGCGTGCAATCTCGCGTGCAAGGTCTGTTATTCGGAGAGCGCGGGAGATCGATATCTGCCGTTCGCCGAATTCCAGAAGACGATTCTCGCGCTGATCGCGCAGAAGGGCCGTCTCGACTCGGTGCAAGTGACGGGCGGGGAGTCGACGCTCCACCCGCAATTCTGGGAGATGATCGCGTTCCTGTATCGGCAGGAGGGCGTCGGGAAGATCTACGTGCCGACGAACGGGCTCCGCCTCGCGAAGGAGGAAGAGCGCGCGAAATTCGCACCGTTCGCCGACAAGATCATGGTGCTGCTCCAGTTCGACGCGCTCTCGCGCACCGCGAACCAGACGATCCGCGGGGCCGAGCCCGCGGATCTGCGGCGCAAGATCATCGAGTCGCTCGACGCGCTGGGCGTGCCGATGCAGCTCACGATGACGCTCGCGCGCGGGGTGAACGACGCGGAGCTCGGCGACGTGGTCGACGTCGCGCTCGCGCACGACGCGGTGAAGCTGGTCGCGCTGCAGCCGGTGACGTGGTCGGGGCGCTACGAGCTCGAGATGGATCCGATGGAGCGACTCACGCTCTCCGACGTCGCGCGCGCGGTGCACGAGCGGGCGCGACTGCGGATGCGCCGCGAGGACTTCGTGCCGATCCCGTGCAGTCACCCGAATTGCGGGTGGATCACGGTGTTCTTGCGGCGCTTCGGGGCGGTCCACAACATCGTGCGCTACGTCGACATGGAGAAGGCGATGGAGCGCGTCGCCTACAAGACGCTGATGTCGACGTCGGAGATCCGCGAGGTCGTCGGCACCGACGATCGCTCGGTGATCCACAAGGTCGCGGGGTGGATCGGCGGGCGGCTGGTGAAGTCGACCGACATGTTCTCGATCGCGATCAAGCCGTTCATGGATCGTTACTCGTACGATCAGGATCGGATCGCGAACTGCTGCCATCACATCGCGGACACGCAGGGACGCGCGCGCAGCTTCTGCGAGTACAACGCGCTCGATCGTCGATCCGACCCGTGGTCGAATTTCCCGCGCATCGAGGAGCTG is a window encoding:
- a CDS encoding radical SAM protein, whose protein sequence is MADGNTTSPKKKLRLGMAPPPVSRIERIARLSRELAEMDADRAIATLGARDVDRPLKTTVSLCPTCLAHVPAIVFERAGRVIMTKRCPEHGASEALIESDARYYALSNKDRVGRRFAEDRIFHIPEFLGAATGCCAPGETCDTGDGTDQSANRTCTILVEVTDACNLACKVCYSESAGDRYLPFAEFQKTILALIAQKGRLDSVQVTGGESTLHPQFWEMIAFLYRQEGVGKIYVPTNGLRLAKEEERAKFAPFADKIMVLLQFDALSRTANQTIRGAEPADLRRKIIESLDALGVPMQLTMTLARGVNDAELGDVVDVALAHDAVKLVALQPVTWSGRYELEMDPMERLTLSDVARAVHERARLRMRREDFVPIPCSHPNCGWITVFLRRFGAVHNIVRYVDMEKAMERVAYKTLMSTSEIREVVGTDDRSVIHKVAGWIGGRLVKSTDMFSIAIKPFMDRYSYDQDRIANCCHHIADTQGRARSFCEYNALDRRSDPWSNFPRIEELQR
- a CDS encoding prolipoprotein diacylglyceryl transferase yields the protein MGELADVTETLSRGLHPAYVLPVLAGLALAVLFPSGRTFTDPAVRRRYQGLQLATLIGALIGAKVAAIIGDLRWPIEPIESPAALFATGRSITGGLLFGFLTAELLKPVFGHREPPNDRFAAVLPFSIAIGRLGCWFAGCCNGLPTESALGLPDEHGVLRYPTALFDLAFHLVLGVIFVVLLRRGVLRGRLFAIHLVAYGVFRFGVEPLRDSREYLFSFSAYQLFALAMIACGVFGFLRRLPAPQTASTTERSDDVRASTAAA